A window of Streptomyces broussonetiae genomic DNA:
CGGGCCGAAGATCTCGTCGCGGGCGATGGTGTGCGCCTGGGTGACGTTGGTGAAGAGCGTCGGGGCGAACCAGTAGCCGCTGTCCGGGAGTTCACAGGCCGGGGACCAGCGCTCGGCGCCCTCCGTCTCGCCCTGCTCGGCCAGCGCGGTGATCCGGGCCAGCTGCTCGGCGGAGTTGATCGCACCGATGTCGGTGTTCTTGTCCAGCGGGTCGCCGAGGCGCAGGGTGGACAGGCGACGCTTGAGGGAGTCCAGCAGCTCGTCCTGGATCGACTCCTGGACCAGCAGGCGGCTGCCCGCGCAGCACACCTGGCCCTGGTTGAAGAAGATGCCGGTCACGATGCCCTCGACGGCCTGGTCGATGGGGGCGTCGTCGAAGACGATGTTCGCGCCCTTGCCGCCCAGCTCGAGGGTGAGCTTCTTCCGCGTGCCCGCGACCGTGCGCGCGATCTCCTTGCCCACGGCCGTCGAACCCGTGAAGGCGACCTTGTTGACGTCCGGGTGCGCGACGAGGGCCGCGCCCGCGTCGCCGTAGCCGGGAAGGATGTTGACGACACCCTTGGGCAGGCCCGCCTGGCGGCAGATGTCCGCGAAGAACAGCGCCGACAGGGGCGTGGTCTCCGCGGGCTTGAGGACGACCGTGTTGCCGGTCGCCAGCGCCGGGGCGATCTTCCACGCCAGCATGAGGAGGGGGAAGTTCCACGGGATGACCTGCCCGGCCACGCCCAGCGGCTGCGGGTTCGCGCCGAAG
This region includes:
- a CDS encoding aldehyde dehydrogenase family protein produces the protein MENKPSAFAYAPAPESRSVVDIAPSYGLFIDGEFVEAADGKVFKTVSPSTEEVLSEVAQAGAEDVDRAVKAARRAFEKWSALPGSERAKYLFRIARIVQERSRELAVLETLDNGKPIKETRDADLPLVAAHFFYYAGWADKLDHAGFGANPQPLGVAGQVIPWNFPLLMLAWKIAPALATGNTVVLKPAETTPLSALFFADICRQAGLPKGVVNILPGYGDAGAALVAHPDVNKVAFTGSTAVGKEIARTVAGTRKKLTLELGGKGANIVFDDAPIDQAVEGIVTGIFFNQGQVCCAGSRLLVQESIQDELLDSLKRRLSTLRLGDPLDKNTDIGAINSAEQLARITALAEQGETEGAERWSPACELPDSGYWFAPTLFTNVTQAHTIARDEIFGPVLSVLTFRTPDEAVAKANNTQYGLSAGIWTEKGSRILAVANKLRAGVVWSNTFNKFDPTSPFGGYKESGFGREGGRHGLEAYLDV